The Malassezia japonica chromosome 5, complete sequence genome contains a region encoding:
- the SLM5_1 gene encoding asparagine--tRNA ligase (COG:J; EggNog:ENOG503NV9Y), which produces MLRWAAVAVRPKRQARALHTLAPSLSKLVHDAEASAKKDAALDQPVQADAWVATMRRQKTRTFLELTDGTMGGGATLQAMLVGDAPGMAPGIAVHLQGRMKAGRGKKQSQQVEMHVDAYDILAESELATYPLAHLMHRAESGDAVHAQAADIVRRESHFKARTAHYGALSRTRARMERAMDAWFAKEDFTKMYPPILTSSDCEGGGEIFRVVSDTDVNPTKATTPESLTAFWSGSGAYLSVSAQLHLEAYALGLSRVYCLCPAFRAEGSATNRHLAEFWMMEAELCWVPKGPQGLEMVMQGLEETTKMMVRAAVGLDGNDRQAERAKHDMDLLLNEDSAAVLHKQAGLDTQWPRITYTDAVAKLRAHTAQEPGAFEEEAVWGNSLRSEHERWLAAEAGTPLFVTDYPTGLKPFYMRKNETPVRLTDALAPGCDGKEGVTVACFDLLVPQIGELAGGSLREEREDVLRVRMQEHGMDPDASSFAWYTKDLRRYGGAPHGGYGLGMERLLSWVTHIDNVRDIVGFPRVKGPLRY; this is translated from the coding sequence ATGCtgcgctgggcggcggtcgcggtGAGGCCCAAGCGccaagcgcgcgcgctgcacacgcTGGCCCCAAGCCTGTCCAAGCTCGTGCACGATGCAGAGGCATCGGCCAAGaaagacgcggcgctcgaccagccGGTCCAGGCCGATGCTTGGGTCGCGACCATGCGCCGCCAAAAAACACGCACGTTCCTCGAGCTGACCGATGGCAcgatgggcggcggcgcgacgctgcagGCGATGCTCGTGGGTGATGCGCCGGGCATGGCGCCGGGCATTGCCGTGCACCTCCAGGGGCGCATGAAGGCGGGGCGGGGTAAAAAGCAGAGCCAGCAAGTCGAGATGCACGTCGACGCATACGATATCCtcgccgagagcgagctCGCGACCTACCCCCTCGCGCACCTCATGCACCGTGCCGAGAGCGGCGATGCCGTGCACGCTCAGGCGGCCGACattgtgcgccgcgagtcGCATTTCAAAGCGCGTACCGCCCACTACGGTGCCTTGTCGCGGACGCGCGCACGGATGGAGCGCGCGATGGATGCGTGGTTCGCCAAGGAGGACTTTACCAAAATGTACCCCCCGATCCTCACCTCGTCCGACTgcgagggcggcggcgagatCTTTCGTGTGGTCTCGGACACGGACGTGAACCCGACCAAAGCGACGACGCCGGAAAGCCTCACGGCGTTTTGgtcgggcagcggcgcgtaccTGAGTGTCTCGGCACagctgcacctcgaggcatacgcgctcggcctctcGCGCGTCTACTGCCTGTGCCCCGCGTTCCGCGCCGAGGGCTCGGCGACCAAtcggcacctcgccgagttcTGGATGATGGAGGCGGAGCTGTGCTGGGTCCCGAAAGGGCCGCAAGGCCTCGAGATGGTCATGCAGGGCCTCGAAGAGACGACCAAAATGATGgtccgcgccgccgtcggcctcgaTGGAAACGACCGCcaggcggagcgcgccaagcacGACATGGACCTCCTCCTGAACGAGGACAGCGCAGCGGTGCTGCACAAGCAGGCCGGGCTCGATACGCAGTGGCCGCGTATCACCTATACCGACGCAGTGGccaagctgcgtgcgcacacGGCGCAGGAGCCGGGTGCGTTTGAAGAGGAGGCCGTATGGGGCAACTCGCTGCGTTCCGAGCACGAGCGGTggctcgctgccgaggccggcacGCCCCTCTTTGTCACCGACTACCCCACCGGCCTCAAGCCGTTTTACATGCGCAAGAACGAAACGCCGGTGCGCCTCACcgatgcgctggcgccggGATGCGATGGCAAAGAGGGGGTGACCGTAGCGTGCTtcgacctgctcgtgccgcagatcggcgagctggccgGCGGCAGCCTGCGCGAAGAGCGTGAAGACGTTCTGCGTGTGCGGATGCAAGAGCACGGGATGGACCCCGATGCGAGCTCCTTTGCGTGGTACACCAAGGACCTGCGGCGctacggcggcgcgccgcacggtgGCTACGGACTCGGgatggagcgcctgctgagCTGGGTGACGCATATCGACAATGTGCGTGATATTGTGGGCTTCCCCCGTGTCAAAGGGCCGCTGCGCTACTGA
- a CDS encoding uncharacterized protein (EggNog:ENOG503NV5R; COG:S): MPVADEGGPSAEHGPPLTDATEALLATQYGSWYPKLRKHAPKSTILDIESIQPEFLAWLDEDAVVLSDANDWRDPSQKPARRNVQAEAREVLSDDSDDEDDEPQFPALNAKLFEVLDKYGPVFPKLNWSGPLDSAWILPGNTVRCQTPNDVYLLLKSSDFAMKDLEQLQELRTACQAKHLPEPRVELVLKKWFEMPRSHEFRIFLRAGDIIGVCQRDVTFYEHLQDKETQDRILELVDECIDKVQEEIKLDDLVVDVYFTRHLENYFVIDVNPYLPRTDPLLWTFDELDEAAEAGRRDRMLPVPLRVITGRRGDWVGT, encoded by the exons ATGCCGGTGGCTGACGAAGGCGGCCCaagcgccgagcacggcccACCGCTCACGGATGCGACCGAGGCACTGCTCGCAACGCAGTACGGGAGCTGGTATCccaagctgcgcaagcatGCGCCCAAGTCAACAATCCTCGACATTGAGTCGATCCAGCCGGAATTCCTGGCATGGCTCGACGAAGACGCCGTCGTGCTGTCGGATGCCAACGACTGGCGCGATCCGTCGCAGAAGCCCGCACGCCGCAACGTCCAGGCGGAAGCTCGCGAAGTGCTCTCTGATGAtagcgacgacgaagacgacgagccACAGTTTCCGGCGCTCAACGCAAAGCTTTTCGAGGTCCTCGACAAATACGGCCCTGTCTTTCCCAAGCTCAACTGGAGCGGCCCGCTGGATTCGGCATGGATCCTGCCGGGGAACACAGTGCGGTGCCAAACGCCTAATGATGTCTATCTCTTGCTCAAGTCCTCCGACTTTGCGATGAaggacctcgagcagctccaggagctgcgcacggcctgccAGGCAAAGCACCTCCCCGAGccccgcgtcgagctcgtgctgaAGAAGTGGTTCGAGatgccgcgctcgcacgAGTTCCGTATCTTTCTCCGCGCTGGCGATATCATTGGCGTGTGCCAACGCGACGTGACCTTTTACGAGCACTTGCAGGACAAGGAGACGCAGGACCGCATTCTTGAGCTCGTGGACGAGTGCATCGACAAGGTCCAGGAAGAAATCAAGCTCGAcgatctcgtcgtcgacgtgtACTTTACGCGCCACCTCGAAAACTACTTTGTGATCGACGTGAACCCCTACCTTCCCCGCACGGATCCCCTGCTATGGACCtttgacgagctcgacgaggccgccgaggcggggcggcgcgaccgCATGCTCCCAGTGCCGCTTCGGGTGATtac CGGACGTCGTGGAGATTGGGTCGGGACATAA
- the CBC2 gene encoding nuclear cap binding complex subunit (EggNog:ENOG503P268; BUSCO:EOG09264G04; COG:A): MSHVVEPLNAPSTYRDSRARNTVHEQQLAVANSATLYVGNLSFYTTEEQMYELFARVTHVAGGGGIKRIIMGLDRNTKTPCGFAFVEFYTHEEAVDCMRFVSGTKLDERVIRCDLDPGYRDGRQYGRGRSGGQVRDEYRQEYDAGRGGWGHNRLREEEERKRQEAMAKERERRERREDVYRENERDADAHTAPTGADAQYYETERMERAGPSDEPATAKRALDEDEDEAQKAPRTDDA, encoded by the exons ATGTCGCATGTGGTCGAGCCGTTGaacgcgccgtcgacct ACCGCGACTCGCGCGCACGTAACACGGtgcacgagcagcagctcgctgtGGCCAACAGTGCGACGCTCTATGTCGGAAACCTCTCGTTCTATACCACCGAGGAGCAGATGTAcgagctctttgcgcgcgTCACCCACGTCGCGGGCGGAGGAGGAATCAAGCGTATCATTATGGGCCTCGACCGGAATACCAAGACGCCGTGTGGCTTTGCTTTTGTCGA ATTTTATACGCACGAAGAAGCGGTCGACTGCATGCGTTTCGTCTCGGGCAccaagctcgacgagcgtgtTATCCGCTGTGACCTCGACCCTGGCTACCGGGACGGGCGGCAATACGGCCGCGGGCGGTCCGGTGGACAGGTCCGTGACGAGTACCGCCAGGAGTACGATGCCGGTCGCGGCGGATGGGGCCACAACCGCCTCCGcgaagaggaggagcgcaagcgccaggAGGCCATggccaaggagcgcgagcgccgcgagcgccgcgaggacgTCTACCGCGAgaacgagcgcgacgcggatgcgcacaccgcgccgaccggtgccgacgcgcaGTACTACGAGACGGAGCGTATGGAGCGTGCCGGTCCTTCGGACGAGCCTGCGACGGCGAagcgtgcgctggacgaggacgaggacgaggcacAGAAAGCGCCGCGGACCGACGATGCATAG
- the EGD1 gene encoding Nascent polypeptide-associated complex subunit beta (BUSCO:EOG092653SU; EggNog:ENOG503P2BQ; COG:K), protein MVLDQEKLAKLQAASRTGGKGAPRRKVVKKPKGALAGGDDVKLQGALKKLAVQPLSGIEEVNMFKDDGNVLHIAQPKVHGAIESNTLAVYGRAQDKELTELVPGILNQLGPESLASLRKLAESYQAINAQHAAQGGNDGDDVPDVAGNFDEVEQSEAAPASTEVDQLD, encoded by the exons ATGGTCCTTGATCAGGAGAAGCTCGCTAAGTTGCAGGCTGCTAGCCGTACCGGCGGTAAGGGTGCCCCCCGCCGCAAGGTTGTGAAGAAGCCCAAGGGTGCTCTTGCCGGCGGTGACGATGTCAAGCTGCAGGGCGCTCTCAAGAAGCTCGCTGTCCAGCCCCTGTCGGGCATCGAGGAGGTGAACATGTTCAAGGACGACGGCAACGTGCTGCACATTGCCCAGCCTAAGG TTCACGGCGCGATCGAGTCCAACACCCTCGCTGTGTACGGCCGCGCCCAGGACAAGGagctcaccgagctcgtgccTGGCATCCTCAACCAGCTCGGCCCGGAGtcgctcgcctcgctccGCAAGCTCGCTGAGAGCTACCAGGCGATCAACGCccagcacgctgcgcagggCGGTAacgacggcgacgatgTTCCGGACGTCGCCGGCAACTTTGACGAGGTGGAGCAGTCCGAGGCCGCTCccgcctcgaccgaggTGGACCAGCTCGACTAA
- the TIM11 gene encoding F1F0 ATP synthase subunit e, mitochondrial (TransMembrane:1 (o6-24i); EggNog:ENOG503P6R0; COG:S), with translation MSPSPVVNVVRYSALIGGIGYGILHRRTLQKEFDERILKKEQKVQDDLIKKAKEEYAKLQAAKAPVAPSSTVVTNPDDPNFDLEKAFAQWEKQ, from the exons ATGTCGCCCTCTCCTGTCGTTAAT GTCGTCCGTTACTCGGCCCTGATTGGTGGTATTGGCTACGGTATCCTGCACCGCCGGACGCTCCAGAAGGAGTttgacgagcgcatcctcaAGAAGGAGCAAAAGGTTCAGGACGACCTCATTAAGAAGGCCAAGGAGGAATACGCCAAGCTCCAGGCTGCCaaggcgccggtcgcccCCAGCTCGA CCGTGGTGACCAACCCCGATGACCCCAACTTTGACCTCGAGAAGGCGTTTGCGCAGTGGGAGAAGCAGTAG